In Anaeromusa acidaminophila DSM 3853, the genomic stretch AACATCAGCTCGATCCACAGCTCGCAGGGAACGAACAACACTGTAACGCTCAACCGGCATTTCAATCTTTGCTTTACGACGCATACCCGCCGTATCAATCAACATATATTTTTGCCCGTCTTTAGTGAAATGCGTATCAATGGCATCGCGAGTTGTACCGGGAATATCACTGACAATAACCCGATCCTCACCAATCATGGCATTAACCAAAGATGATTTGCCAACATTCGGCCGACCAATTACCGCCACTTTGATTACATCTTCTTCAACCGCTTCCGTCTCTGCATCGGCGGGAAAAGAAGCAACTACCGCGTCTAGCAGATCGCCCAAGCCCATAGCATTGGCGGCGGAAATACCGATAGGATCGCCCAAACCCAAGTTGTAAAATTCATAAATAACCATTTCTTGATTGATATGATCCACCTTGTTCACGGCTAGCACAACTGGTTTCCTTGTGCCGCGCAACATGTGAGCTACTTCTTCATCAGCATTGGTCGCTCCTGTTTTGCCATCTACGACAAATACAATAACGTCCGCCTCTTCCATAGCCAGGCGGGCCTGGTGGCGCATTTGGCTCAAGATTTTATCTTCTGTCTCAATTTCAATCCCGCCAGTATCAATCATGGTGAATTCTTTTCCCAGCCACTCGCCGTCCATATAAATACGGTCCCGGGTTACCCCTGGCATGTCTTCCACAATGGATACTCTCTTCTTGCCTATCTTGTTAAACAAAGTAGATTTGCCAACATTCGGCCGGCCAACAATGGCCACTATCGGTTTGCTCAATGTCTCGCACCTTCTTTCCGCCGCAACCCTGCAGTCCGGCTCAATGGTCAATCCCTTCACGCATTTCAATGCCTTGCACAAAAGGATGACGCAGTTCCTTCATCTCCGTAATCAAGTCCGCCTCCGCCATTATTCCTGGCGTAGCGTAACGCCCGGTCATCACAATCTCTGCGCGCGGCTGCGGCCGCTTCTTATGCTGCCACAACGCGGCGACAACTTCCGCTTCCGCCAGCAAACCGCATGCAACTGCGATATTAATTTCATCCAAAACAACCATCTCATAATCGCCTTTTTCAAAAAAAGACCTGGCTAATTCCCAGCCCTGCCGCGCTAATCGACGATCGATTTCCTCGGGTTGGTCCAAATTGACAAAATCATTTCTCCCCACAGGAAACAAGTCGATCCCATCCAACTCTTGGAGCGCCTTTACCTCGCCATACTCTGGATCATCCTTCATGAATTGCACAATCGCAATCCTCCAGCCTTTTCCCCAAGCCCTTAGCGCTAAGCCCAATGCCGCTGTCGTCTTCCCTTTGCCATCGCCGGTATACACCTGGATTAAGCCCAAGCGTTTCAAAGGATTCGCCCCCTCAGCAAGCCAAACAGGTCTTCCGCCCCATGAGCAATGCGCACGTCGCAGCCAGCTTGTTCACTCACCTGCTCCAGCGTCATATCGTCAAGGAAGATGGCCTCTCCCTTGCGCAAAGCCACTCCCGGCAGAATCAAGCGCTGTGGGCGCGCTCCTTCCCGTTGCAACGCTTTTATAATATCGCCGCCTGTCAAAAGGCCTGTCACGGTAATGGCTGGCCCGAAAAACTCATTGGCTACCTCTATCACTCGCACATGCTGCCACAAAGGACCTGCCAGCAACGGCTCCAGCACCTTGGACGCTGATGCTCCTGCTACAATCCAGATATCTTCTGCCGCAGGCTGAGTGTTTTGCACCTCCTGCAGTTGCCGTTCCCAGTCCGTTAAAAAATCGCGCACCATGCCTACGCCGTTTTCCAGTTGCGGAAACCCTTCATAAGCCTCTTCTGTCGGCCAAGAACGTTCCGCTGCCAGATAAAATTCATCTCCCAAAAAGACAAAACGCGTCTGAGCCTCTTTCAAGAAACGTTCTTGGCAAAGAGCGACCTCGTCAATAATCCGCCCCGCCTCT encodes the following:
- a CDS encoding cob(I)yrinic acid a,c-diamide adenosyltransferase — translated: MKRLGLIQVYTGDGKGKTTAALGLALRAWGKGWRIAIVQFMKDDPEYGEVKALQELDGIDLFPVGRNDFVNLDQPEEIDRRLARQGWELARSFFEKGDYEMVVLDEINIAVACGLLAEAEVVAALWQHKKRPQPRAEIVMTGRYATPGIMAEADLITEMKELRHPFVQGIEMREGIDH
- the der gene encoding ribosome biogenesis GTPase Der, encoding MSKPIVAIVGRPNVGKSTLFNKIGKKRVSIVEDMPGVTRDRIYMDGEWLGKEFTMIDTGGIEIETEDKILSQMRHQARLAMEEADVIVFVVDGKTGATNADEEVAHMLRGTRKPVVLAVNKVDHINQEMVIYEFYNLGLGDPIGISAANAMGLGDLLDAVVASFPADAETEAVEEDVIKVAVIGRPNVGKSSLVNAMIGEDRVIVSDIPGTTRDAIDTHFTKDGQKYMLIDTAGMRRKAKIEMPVERYSVVRSLRAVDRADVVLMVIDAEEGVTEQDKKIAGYAHEAGRACVIVVNKWDLVEKDSKTSLRYTEAIRNELAFLQYAPVVYLSALTKQRVPRVTELVKYVAEQHNMRVKTSVLNQVVEDAVAINPPPTGHGKRLRIYFATQADVQPPTFVFFVNEAELMHFSYLRFLENRLRESFGFEGTPLKLVVRNRKEKEDA